A DNA window from Vibrio sp. CDRSL-10 TSBA contains the following coding sequences:
- a CDS encoding spermidine/putrescine ABC transporter substrate-binding protein: MKHFIKGLVLAAAVATSQVHAETQTLNVYAWGGYLPEASLKKFEQQEGVTINYSTFENNESMYTKLKLLKGSGYDVVFASAYFIEKMGREGLLAELDHNQIPNMKDTMPALLGQAHDPQNKFSLPYIWGVTGLSYNEDLVPEGITKWQDLWNSKYSQQVMLIDDIRDVFGMALKMNGYSINSKNEQEIEKAYESLAALKDNVLLYNSDAPHVPYVSGEAALGMQWNGNAYQGQQDMPELKFVMPEEGAVLWMDNFTIPSGSTHKALAHKFINFMYQPENQAEIVNSLGYASATKGGRELLPEALRNNSTIFPSDEDMAKGEFINDVGPQTLAIYEKYWQRLRN, translated from the coding sequence ATGAAACATTTCATCAAAGGATTGGTATTGGCTGCGGCCGTCGCGACGTCGCAAGTCCACGCTGAAACGCAAACCCTGAACGTGTATGCCTGGGGCGGTTACCTGCCTGAAGCATCGTTGAAAAAGTTTGAACAACAAGAAGGTGTCACCATCAACTATTCTACTTTCGAGAATAACGAGTCGATGTATACCAAGCTCAAACTTCTTAAAGGCAGTGGTTATGATGTGGTGTTCGCCTCGGCCTACTTTATCGAGAAAATGGGGCGCGAGGGGCTGCTGGCTGAACTTGACCACAACCAAATCCCGAATATGAAAGATACCATGCCTGCTTTGCTTGGCCAGGCACACGATCCGCAAAACAAGTTTTCGTTACCTTACATCTGGGGTGTCACCGGTCTGAGCTACAACGAAGATCTAGTTCCGGAAGGCATCACTAAATGGCAAGATTTGTGGAACAGCAAATACAGCCAGCAAGTGATGTTGATTGATGACATCCGTGACGTATTCGGCATGGCGCTGAAGATGAACGGCTACAGCATCAACAGTAAAAACGAACAAGAAATTGAAAAAGCGTATGAGTCATTAGCCGCGTTAAAAGACAACGTTCTGCTGTACAACTCCGATGCCCCGCACGTCCCTTACGTCTCAGGTGAAGCGGCGTTAGGCATGCAATGGAACGGTAACGCATATCAGGGCCAGCAGGACATGCCGGAACTGAAATTCGTGATGCCTGAAGAAGGCGCGGTATTGTGGATGGACAACTTCACCATTCCTTCCGGCAGTACCCATAAAGCGCTGGCCCATAAGTTTATCAACTTTATGTACCAACCAGAAAACCAGGCCGAAATCGTCAACAGCCTGGGTTATGCATCAGCCACCAAAGGCGGGCGTGAACTTCTGCCTGAAGCGCTACGTAACAACAGCACTATCTTCCCTTCTGATGAAGATATGGCAAAGGGCGAATTCATCAATGATGTCGGCCCGCAAACACTGGCTATCTATGAAAAATACTGGCAACGCCTGAGAAACTAA
- a CDS encoding GNAT family N-acetyltransferase, whose translation MTISSTDISHFLLQLSQQARQQHCRFGVRIAATMPWHDVMLADCLSGKSSLAIIFQLGGERVADAEHVAFNKGQQFLGRECQLLICDVSAGLDANSFSSALGTLVGGGLLIVVGELPQKNNPATKWLNRCLDELPVITPQQLPLIPARQQPFGDIDYSQQNDAVDNIERVVSGNRKRPLVLTADRGRGKSSALGMAAARLMRNRNLHILVTAPSLASVAPLFRHAELGLQNATIKRGEIRCGQSSLRFVAPDELISQTPDCDLLLVDEAAALPLPLLIGLVERYHRAVFSTTIHGYEGCGRGFTLKFLDWLQQERPQFRSQHIDQPIRWSLGDPLEAWHRRAFLLDYEFPDLAEDFSVAAVDYQQVSKQQLLQQPQLLSDIFSLLVNAHYQTSPNDLLHLLGDEAMSVYVAQSGQQAECEQKIVGCILAVREGGLDAELITQIQLGARRPRGHLAPVTLANQLGLNEAAQQTCWRVMRIAVHPQCQQLGLGSQLLQHFIAHHPADYYATSFGATKQLIRFWLHNQFRAVKLGSQRDQASGCYSLLMVRASGCDWMPSAEQQCYQHLGYELKDSLQALDAGLVKELMAARLSASSGQTVPYHLLSGYARGGANYESVAVWIEQLLLALEPQQWLELSELIIAKVVQQQSWQECARRHHYTGRKQTEQVIRQELAKLLSNLHCKLTS comes from the coding sequence ATGACAATTTCCAGTACCGATATTTCTCACTTTCTTTTGCAACTATCACAACAAGCCAGACAGCAGCATTGCCGTTTTGGGGTGCGTATTGCTGCCACAATGCCGTGGCATGACGTCATGTTAGCAGATTGTCTGAGTGGCAAATCTTCGCTTGCGATTATCTTTCAGTTGGGCGGCGAGCGTGTGGCGGATGCAGAACACGTTGCTTTTAACAAAGGCCAGCAGTTTCTCGGACGTGAATGCCAGTTACTTATTTGTGATGTGTCTGCGGGTCTGGACGCAAATAGTTTTAGTTCGGCGCTAGGAACTTTAGTCGGCGGCGGGCTATTGATTGTGGTAGGGGAGCTGCCGCAAAAAAACAATCCGGCCACAAAGTGGCTCAATCGCTGTCTGGATGAACTGCCGGTGATTACGCCGCAGCAATTGCCGCTGATACCTGCCCGGCAACAGCCGTTCGGCGACATCGATTATTCCCAGCAGAATGACGCGGTCGATAATATCGAAAGAGTAGTCAGCGGGAATCGTAAGCGGCCGTTGGTGTTAACCGCTGACCGCGGGCGCGGGAAAAGCAGTGCGCTGGGGATGGCAGCGGCGCGTTTGATGCGAAATCGTAATTTGCACATCCTGGTTACGGCGCCGTCTTTAGCCAGTGTGGCTCCGCTTTTTCGACATGCCGAGCTCGGTTTACAAAACGCAACGATAAAAAGAGGGGAGATTCGATGCGGCCAGTCGAGTTTGCGCTTTGTTGCTCCGGATGAGTTAATCAGTCAGACGCCGGATTGCGATCTGTTATTGGTCGATGAGGCGGCGGCTCTGCCATTGCCTTTGTTAATCGGGTTAGTGGAGCGTTATCATCGCGCGGTGTTTTCTACCACGATTCATGGTTATGAAGGATGCGGGCGTGGCTTTACGCTCAAATTCCTTGACTGGTTGCAGCAAGAGCGCCCGCAATTTCGCAGTCAGCATATTGACCAGCCGATTCGCTGGAGTCTTGGTGATCCACTGGAAGCATGGCATCGACGCGCGTTTTTACTTGATTATGAATTCCCAGATTTGGCGGAAGATTTCTCAGTCGCAGCGGTTGATTATCAGCAAGTGAGTAAACAGCAACTGTTGCAGCAGCCACAACTTCTGTCTGATATCTTCTCTTTATTGGTCAATGCCCATTATCAAACATCACCAAACGACCTGCTACATTTGCTGGGTGATGAGGCAATGTCGGTCTATGTCGCTCAATCCGGGCAACAGGCTGAATGTGAACAAAAGATAGTGGGCTGCATTCTTGCTGTACGCGAGGGTGGGTTGGACGCTGAATTGATTACGCAGATTCAGCTCGGCGCCCGGCGCCCGAGAGGTCATCTTGCGCCTGTTACGTTAGCCAACCAGCTCGGTCTGAACGAAGCTGCGCAGCAAACATGTTGGCGGGTAATGCGCATCGCTGTGCACCCTCAGTGTCAGCAACTCGGACTCGGGTCTCAATTACTGCAGCACTTTATTGCGCACCATCCGGCTGACTATTATGCGACGAGCTTTGGCGCGACCAAGCAGCTGATTCGTTTTTGGCTCCACAATCAGTTTCGAGCGGTTAAGCTAGGTTCGCAGCGCGATCAAGCCAGTGGTTGTTATTCACTGCTGATGGTCCGTGCATCTGGTTGTGACTGGATGCCATCTGCCGAGCAGCAGTGTTATCAGCATCTGGGTTATGAATTAAAAGATAGTTTGCAGGCATTGGATGCGGGGCTGGTGAAAGAGTTAATGGCGGCGCGCCTGTCGGCAAGTTCTGGCCAGACCGTGCCCTATCACTTATTGTCCGGGTATGCGCGCGGTGGCGCGAATTATGAAAGTGTTGCAGTTTGGATTGAGCAGCTTTTACTGGCTTTAGAGCCGCAGCAGTGGCTGGAGCTATCTGAGCTGATTATTGCGAAAGTAGTCCAGCAGCAATCATGGCAAGAATGTGCCAGACGTCATCATTACACCGGTCGGAAACAGACCGAGCAGGTCATCCGACAAGAGCTGGCTAAGTTACTGAGTAATTTACACTGTAAACTGACATCCTGA
- a CDS encoding STAS domain-containing protein, whose translation MFSLNESLDISIVVDCKIQYTEWLQQHSDDVIVLDAACVNRVDAAGLQLLVSFHHSARVAGKNLQFQNVSETLEEGLKVLGLDRILTGAQQ comes from the coding sequence ATGTTTTCTCTCAATGAAAGTCTGGATATCAGCATTGTCGTTGATTGCAAGATTCAGTATACCGAGTGGCTTCAACAGCACAGTGATGATGTCATTGTGCTGGATGCTGCCTGCGTGAATCGTGTTGATGCGGCTGGATTGCAGCTGCTGGTTTCGTTTCATCATTCTGCCCGGGTGGCAGGAAAAAATTTACAGTTTCAAAACGTATCTGAGACGCTTGAGGAAGGCCTTAAAGTCCTGGGACTG